The genomic DNA GACCGGCAAAGGCCAGCATGGTTCTGGCATAGGGGGTCGCATCCTCGCCGAGCGCAACGGCATACTCGCCACGCTCACCAGTCAGCAGCGGCCACAACCGCCCGATGCCTTTGTCCTGCCAACCGCTGCCGTCGGGGCGTTCGCCGTAGCCATCGTGGTTATACCGATACCAGCCCGGCCCGAGCGGTGTCTCGACCCGGATGACCCGGTCAACGATGCGCAGTGAGCGCATGATTTTGGGATCACTGGCCGGAACAATGCCCAACCGAACGAGTTCGAGGAAGCCAGCATCCACGATGTGGCGTTCGTCATGCAGTCCGCCGCCGTTGTTGATGTCGAGCTTGAAGCCGTCATTCGGATCGCGGTTGTTGTTGATTCGGAAGTAGTAACCGCGCTCGGCTTCGCCTTCGTCCCACGGCCCCGTCGTCGTGTAGCACCACTGCTGGACGCCTTCCGCCCACCGGTCGGCGGTCTGCTCGTAACGGTCGGCATCTTCCATCCGTCCCAGGCGTCGGGCAACGTCGGCAGCGCAAACCAGACCGGCTATTTCGGCGGCAATGGTGGCGGGGGAGTAACCTTCTTCTTCCTCCCAGCGCTCCTGTGGTGTAGCGGGGCCGTGGCGCAACAGGTACTCGGCCGCCGGACGGATGTGCCGGGCGTAGGTGCGTGGGTCGAACCGTCCAAGCTGCCAGGCGAGGATGAGCGGGTACGCCACTTCATCCAACTGGACACTCGGCCAGTAGGGACGCCCATCCAGCCAGCTATTTTGGGGAAAGCTGCCGTCGGCGGATTGCTGCACGAGGAACAGGTAATCAAGCGCGCGCGCGGCGGCTTCCTTGTCGCCGATGGCCAGCCACGCGGTTGCGACATGGTAGAGGTCGCGTGACCAGACGAGATGGTAGCCCCCGGATGTCGGGCGGTCGGCGTCGGCCGCTTCGCCCCACGGAATGCTGAGGCTGGCCACGCCTGCGCCGGGGTAGGTCTTGTCTTCATGCGCCAACAAGGTCATGGCGGCCACGGCAAACTGGGCGCGAAATTCCGGCGCCACGGTGGGCAACCGCGCGGTGAAGCGCTGCCATTCGGCTTCGTAGCGGTCCGTGACGGCGGCAAAGCCGTCCGCCAGCGCGGCCGCGGCGACCTGCGCGGCCGTTTCCGAACGTTCGGCAAAGGCCAGCGCCAGCGTGGTCTGCGGGGCGGCGAGTTGTCCGATCTGGACGACGTTGCCGTTCGCGGCCCGTTGTTCACGGTTATCGAGGCGACCGTCGAGCATGAGGTCGGTCCACCCGTCACTGACGCCGGCGAAGCCGCTGGACACGGCGCTGAACGCGGGTTGCGCCGCCAACGCGACGGCAATGGTTCGGTTGGTCGCGGCATCCCGGTCAAAGGCCACGAGCGTTTTCTCCAGATGCTCCCCGGTGTCACCCAGCCCGCTATTGGCCACGGCCGGGTCGAACAGGGCGAACACGTCATAGGTTCCGCCGTCGAGCGCGATGACCTTGACCTCAATGAGCAAGGCGTCGCGGGTCGG from Chloracidobacterium validum includes the following:
- a CDS encoding glycoside hydrolase family 15 protein: MKAASLALVVWLLASLMPPIGAMPPAAAPGDAPGRPGVKATWTSGGKLGVGTAVSRRSRVWFTLGDTGLTEVYYPTVDMPNVRSLDFIVVGPGYVGCESRDAVERRTVRTRDDALAFAQTTSDGRRWRIEKRYACDPTRDALLIEVKVIALDGGTYDVFALFDPAVANSGLGDTGEHLEKTLVAFDRDAATNRTIAVALAAQPAFSAVSSGFAGVSDGWTDLMLDGRLDNREQRAANGNVVQIGQLAAPQTTLALAFAERSETAAQVAAAALADGFAAVTDRYEAEWQRFTARLPTVAPEFRAQFAVAAMTLLAHEDKTYPGAGVASLSIPWGEAADADRPTSGGYHLVWSRDLYHVATAWLAIGDKEAAARALDYLFLVQQSADGSFPQNSWLDGRPYWPSVQLDEVAYPLILAWQLGRFDPRTYARHIRPAAEYLLRHGPATPQERWEEEEGYSPATIAAEIAGLVCAADVARRLGRMEDADRYEQTADRWAEGVQQWCYTTTGPWDEGEAERGYYFRINNNRDPNDGFKLDINNGGGLHDERHIVDAGFLELVRLGIVPASDPKIMRSLRIVDRVIRVETPLGPGWYRYNHDGYGERPDGSGWQDKGIGRLWPLLTGERGEYAVALGEDATPYARTMLAFAGPAGMLPEQVWDRTYPADARYRIGQGTGSATPLAWSMAQFVRLVMCLEQRRVVECPQVVFNRYAGARTR